In a genomic window of Carassius gibelio isolate Cgi1373 ecotype wild population from Czech Republic chromosome A3, carGib1.2-hapl.c, whole genome shotgun sequence:
- the LOC127952074 gene encoding actin-related protein 2/3 complex subunit 1A-like codes for MSLHQFLLEPITCHAWNRDRTQIAISPNNHEVHIYKKSGNQWVKSHELKEHNGHITGIDWAPKSDRIVTCGADRNAYVWSQKDGVWKPTLVILRINRAATFVKWSPLENKFAVGSGARLISVCYFESENDWWVSKHIKKPIRSTVLSLDWHPNNVLLAAGSCDFKCRVFSAYIKEVDEKPAPTPWGSKMPFGQVMAEFGGAGSGGWVHSVCFSASGNKLAWVSHDSTVTVVDPTISSTPSQLKTEYLALLSVTFVSENNIVAAGHDCCPMLFSFDDGGTLTFISKLDIPKQSIQRNISAMERFRNMDKRATTEDRNSTLETLHQNSITQVSIYEGDKRDCRKFCTTGIDGAMTIWDFKTLESSIQGLRIM; via the exons ATGTCACTCCACCAGTTTTTGTTGGAACCAATCACATGCCATGCGTGGAACCGGGACCGGACTC AAATTGCTATCAGTCCAAATAATCACGAGGTCCATATATACAAGAAAAGTGGGAATCAGTGGGTGAAATCTCACGAGTTAAAAGAACACAATGGGCACATCACGG GCATTGATTGGGCTCCTAAAAGTGATCGTATTGTGACCTGTGGAGCTGACCGTAATGCTTATGTATGGAGTCAAAAGGACGGCGTGTGGAAACCCACCCTTGTTATTCTCAGGATCAACCGCGCTGCCACGTTTGTGAAATGGTCTCCGCTAGAGAACAAGTTTGCAGTGGGGAGTGGAGCGCGACTCATATCCGTTTGCTACTTTGAGTCTGAAAATGATTG gtGGGTTAGTAAACACATCAAGAAGCCCATCCGTTCAACTGTCCTCAGTTTAGACTGGCATCCAAATAATGTGCTTCTGGCAGCTGGGTCATGTGACTTCAAATGCAG GGTATTCTCTGCGTACATCAAGGAGGTGGATGAGAAACCAGCTCCAACCCCATGGGGGTCCAAGATGCCCTTTGGGCAGGTGATGGCAGAGTTTGGTGGGGCAGGAAGTGGAGGATGGGTTCACAGCGTCTGTTTCTCAGCCAGTGGGAACAAACTGGCTTGGGTCAGCCATGACAGCACCGTCACTGTAGTGGACCCCACAATAAGCTCAAC GCCAAGTCAGCTGAAGACAGAATACCTTGCCCTTCTGAGTGTGACTTTTGTTTCTGAAAACAACATTGTGGCAGCA GGTCACGATTGCTGCCCTATGCTGTTCAGTTTTGATGATGGTGGAACCTTGACCTTCATATCCAAGTTGGACATTCCAAAGCAGAGCATCCAGCGCAACATTTCTGCCATGGAGCGCTTCCGCAACATGGACAAGAGGGCCACCACTGAGGACCGCAATAGCACCCTAGAAACCCTGCATCAGAACAGCATCAC CCAAGTGTCTATATATGAAGGAGACAAAAGAGATTGTCGCAAATTCTGCACTACAGGAATTGACGGAGCAATGACCATATGGGATTTCAAG ACCTTAGAGTCTTCAATCCAAGGCCTGCGGATCATGTAA
- the LOC127952084 gene encoding actin-related protein 2/3 complex subunit 1B-A has protein sequence MSYHSFLLEPISCHAWNKDRTQIALCPNNHEVHIYKKDGNNWNKIHVLKEHNGQVTGIDWAPESNRIVTCGTDRNAYVWTLKGDVWKPTLVILRINRAARCVKWSPKENKFAVGSGSRLISVCYFEQDNDWWVCKHIKKPIRSTILCLDWHPNNVLLAAGSCDFKCRIFSAYIKEVEEKPAPTPWGSKMPFGEVMFESTGTAGWVHGVCFSDSGNRVAWASHDSTVAVAEGGKTAVCTSLTSETLPLLCVTFITENSLVAAGHDCYPVLFVYDSNKAALSFGGKLDIPKQSAQKGMSARERFQNLDKKATTDTKEAVLESVHKNSISQISILNGGKAQCAKFCTTGMDGGMTIWDVKTLESAMKDLKIV, from the exons ATGTCTTATCACAGCTTTCTTCTTGAACCTATCAGCTGTCATGCCTGGAACAAGGACCGAACTC AAATTGCACTGTGTCCTAATAACCATGAAGTCCATATCTACAAGAAGGACGGAAACAACTGGAACAAAATCCATGTGCTGAAGGAGCACAATGGTCAAGTAACTG GTATTGACTGGGCCCCCGAGAGCAATCGCATTGTGACATGCGGCACTGACCGTAATGCCTATGTCTGGACCCTAAAAGGAGATGTATGGAAACCCACCCTGGTCATTCTGAGGATCAACCGTGCTGCCCGCTGTGTGAAATGGTCTCCTAAAGAAAACAAGTTTGCAGTGGGCAGTGGCTCACGTCTGATCTCAGTCTGCTATTTTGAGCAGGATAATGACTG gTGGGTGTGCAAACACATTAAGAAGCCCATCCGCTCTACCATCCTTTGTTTGGACTGGCACCCCAATAACGTTCTTTTAGCAGCTGGATCAtgtgactttaaatgcag GATCTTTTCTGCGTACATAAAGGAAGTAGAAGAGAAGCCTGCTCCAACTCCATGGGGCTCTAAAATGCCCTTTGGAGAGGTCATGTTCGAATCTACTGGAACCGCAGGTTGGGTGCACGGTGTCTGTTTCTCGGACAGTGGGAATCGAGTGGCCTGGGCCAGCCATGACAGCACTGTGGCAGTGGCTGAGGGAGGAAAGACTGCTGT CTGCACCAGTCTGACTTCAGAAACCTTGCCTCTTCTGTGTGTGACTTTCATTACTGAGAACAGCCTAGTGGCAGCT GGCCATGACTGCTACCCTGTGTTGTTCGTCTATGATTCGAACAAAGCAGCCTTGTCTTTTGGAGGAAAACTCGACATACCCAAACAGAGTGCTCAGAAGGGCATGTCAGCCAGAGAACGCTTCCAGAACCTGGATAAGAAAGCCACCACTGACACCAAAGAAGCTGTCCTGGAGTCTGTGCACAAGAACAGCATCAG CCAAATCTCAATTCTTAATGGGGGAAAAGCACAGTGTGCCAAATTCTGCACCACTGGTATGGACGGAGGCATGACTATTTGGGATGTAAAG ACCCTTGAATCTGCAATGAAGGACCTCAAGATTGTCTAG